A window of Longimicrobiales bacterium genomic DNA:
CGGCGGCATCGTCGCTCTGACCGGTGGCCTGATCGGCCCGGAGGGCACTCCGCGGAACTACAGCGGCTCACTGGGCGGAACTCCGGTCTTTCTCGGCAGCTCGGATCCCGACTTTCACATACCGGTCGAGCGCGTTCACGAAACCGACCGCGTGCTCACGGCCATGGGCGCGAATGTGACGACGCGAATCTACCCCGGTATGGGGCACACGGTGAACGAGGACGAGCTGGAGCACGTGCGTGCAATGATGGCGCAGGTCGCAGGCTGAGCAGACTCATCCCTGCGCGCGCTGCACACGCTTCACCCTCACGACCCCGTACACGTACCAGGCAGCCGCGGCGACGATGATCGCCCAGGAGACGTAGCCAAGGACGTTCTCGATCTCGGGGAACTGCCGACCGAGGAGCCGGCCGGCGAGCGTGAGGGCAGCGGTCCATGCGAACGTGCCAAGGGCCGAATAGAACAGGAACGGGGCGAGCGGCATGCCGGTGATGCCCGCAGGCACGGAGATCACCGTTCGGAGAAACGGGAGCATGCGGCAGAAGAAGACGCTGGCATGGCCGTGCCGCTGGAACCAGCCGGCCGCACGTTCGATGTCGTCCGGCGTCATTGCGACCCATGCGCCATGCCTGCCCGCCCATTCGGCGAGGCGCTCCTTCCCCATCCTTCGACCGATGTAATACCAGAAGCTCGCGCCGACCAGGGAGCCGAGCGAGCCTGCAATCACGACCGGCCAGAACGAGAGCGTACCGCCTGCTGTCAGGTAGCCGCCAAGCGGCATGACCAGCTCGGACGGAATGGGCGGGAACACGTTCTCCAGCACCATGAGCACGCCGATGCCCCAGGCGCCGGTGCTGCGTACGACCTCGATGATGAAATCCCGCATTCCG
This region includes:
- a CDS encoding DedA family protein, translating into MRDFIIEVVRSTGAWGIGVLMVLENVFPPIPSELVMPLGGYLTAGGTLSFWPVVIAGSLGSLVGASFWYYIGRRMGKERLAEWAGRHGAWVAMTPDDIERAAGWFQRHGHASVFFCRMLPFLRTVISVPAGITGMPLAPFLFYSALGTFAWTAALTLAGRLLGRQFPEIENVLGYVSWAIIVAAAAWYVYGVVRVKRVQRAQG